A stretch of the Aphis gossypii isolate Hap1 chromosome 2, ASM2018417v2, whole genome shotgun sequence genome encodes the following:
- the LOC114123296 gene encoding elongin-B-like, producing the protein MDAFMMIQRKKLTIFTDAKDNILVNELKKIIGCIIKVAPANQQLYYKDEIMDETKTLTECGLNSSIAKAQSPATIGLAVRMENGEFEPLEMVPYSLPPELPYVMKNQETNGQEPPM; encoded by the exons Atg gaCGCCTTCATGATGATACAACGAAAAAAGCTAACCATATTTACTGATGCTAAAGACAATATATTGGTTAATGAACTCAAAAAGATTATTGgat gtatcattAAAGTAGCACCAGCAAATCAACAACTTTACTACAAAGACGAAATTATGGATGAGACAAAAACTTTGACAGAATGTGGTCTGAATTCTAGTATTGCTAAGGCACAAAGTCCAGCTACTATTGGTTTAGCAGTGag AATGGAAAATGGAGAATTTGAGCCATTGGAAATGGTACCATACTCACTGCCACCAGAGTTGCCATATGTCATGAAAAACCAAGAAACTAATGGTCAAGAACCACCCATGTAA